One bacterium DNA segment encodes these proteins:
- a CDS encoding FHA domain-containing protein has translation MFKWFKKEKQVVLISNSGKEFILDSEIPNKIGRGQSAHVFVDDDLGVSRQNSVVTFDKKMNMYYIQDTDSKHGTYLNGEQISEKKELKSGDIVGIGKYTRFTFGIR, from the coding sequence ATGTTTAAATGGTTTAAGAAAGAAAAGCAGGTGGTTTTAATATCAAATAGCGGAAAAGAGTTTATTCTTGATTCCGAAATTCCCAATAAAATCGGCAGGGGTCAGTCTGCTCATGTATTTGTTGATGATGACCTTGGTGTTTCACGCCAAAATTCTGTAGTTACCTTTGATAAAAAAATGAACATGTATTATATCCAAGATACAGATAGTAAGCATGGCACTTATTTAAACGGTGAACAAATATCAGAAAAAAAAGAATTAAAGAGCGGAGATATAGTAGGAATCGGTAAATATACCAGATTTACATTTGGAATACGATGA
- the argH gene encoding argininosuccinate lyase, which translates to MAKLWGKNYKLLRDIEEFTVGEDYILDNELVEADVFTNIAQVKMLNSIGILNKQETSKLQKSLKEIIKLWEKGEFKISREQEDVHTAVENYLTKKCCSVGAKIHIGRSRNDQVISDLRLYSKEKLLSLGEPLLALIETLLRFAQKHKDIPMVGYTHSRKAMPSSVGLWAASFAESLVDNLRILRTAYILNNRSALGSAASYGSNLEIDRELLRELLGFEKIQNNVLYVNNSRGKIESIILFALVQVMLDLAKLSEDLILFTREEFEYFTLPGEALLGSSVMPQKRNPDVLEQVRARYVQVQSCLFTVLNILKGLPSGYNSDLQLTKEPLIKGFQITKLSLVVMDILVGKLKVNENKLVKGFSKEVFAADEATKLAKKGMPFREAYKKVAKNLDKLGKIDPYKNIKDKKYQGATGNLSLEENKKQVDIYKNLLKQEKEKLKAVRIKLLK; encoded by the coding sequence ATGGCTAAATTGTGGGGAAAAAATTACAAGCTTCTTCGAGACATAGAAGAATTTACTGTGGGCGAGGACTATATACTGGACAATGAACTTGTAGAAGCCGATGTTTTTACAAATATTGCGCAGGTTAAGATGTTAAATTCGATAGGAATATTGAATAAGCAAGAAACGTCTAAACTTCAAAAAAGTTTAAAAGAAATAATCAAGTTATGGGAGAAAGGTGAATTTAAAATAAGTCGCGAACAAGAAGATGTGCATACGGCTGTGGAGAATTACTTGACTAAAAAATGTTGTTCTGTGGGCGCAAAAATTCATATCGGCCGCTCAAGAAATGATCAGGTGATTTCGGATTTAAGACTCTATTCCAAAGAAAAACTTTTATCTTTAGGTGAACCGCTTCTGGCTTTAATCGAAACACTATTGAGATTTGCACAAAAACATAAAGATATTCCCATGGTCGGATATACACATTCCCGCAAAGCTATGCCTTCATCTGTTGGCTTATGGGCGGCATCTTTCGCGGAATCTCTTGTAGACAATTTAAGAATTTTGAGAACAGCCTATATTCTTAATAATCGCTCTGCCTTGGGTTCGGCTGCATCTTACGGCAGTAATCTTGAAATTGACAGAGAACTTTTAAGGGAATTATTGGGTTTTGAGAAAATACAAAATAACGTTCTCTATGTAAATAATTCCAGAGGGAAAATCGAATCAATAATACTATTTGCTTTAGTACAAGTTATGCTTGATTTAGCTAAGTTATCCGAAGACCTTATTCTTTTCACAAGAGAAGAATTCGAATATTTCACATTGCCCGGGGAAGCTCTTTTGGGTTCATCAGTTATGCCTCAAAAAAGGAATCCGGATGTCTTAGAGCAGGTCAGAGCAAGATATGTGCAGGTCCAATCTTGTCTTTTTACGGTTCTTAATATTCTCAAAGGTTTACCTTCAGGTTATAACAGTGATTTGCAATTGACAAAGGAGCCTCTTATTAAAGGTTTCCAAATTACTAAACTTTCATTAGTAGTAATGGATATATTGGTAGGCAAATTAAAAGTAAACGAAAACAAACTCGTTAAAGGTTTTAGTAAAGAGGTCTTTGCCGCTGATGAAGCCACAAAACTTGCAAAGAAGGGGATGCCGTTTCGTGAAGCTTATAAAAAAGTTGCCAAAAATTTGGATAAATTGGGGAAAATAGACCCGTATAAAAATATAAAAGATAAAAAATATCAAGGAGCGACTGGGAATCTTTCTTTAGAAGAAAATAAAAAACAAGTTGACATCTATAAAAACCTTTTGAAGCAGGAAAAAGAGAAACTAAAGGCGGTTAGGATTAAACTACTAAAATAA
- a CDS encoding O-antigen ligase family protein — protein MYVISFKQKSNFVKSNPLYIPLGLFFLWSVLSLTWTISVPATFTQVSSFLFYLLAFFISFNVVDNDKDRKKFLEVLLFSALIVSIYAIHQYFWGLEETRQYLQIYKNEITFSGSVNFMSRLNTDRAFSTFLYPNTLATFLMMILPFAIFSAVFCDKKNNDTKHIIAKRIFFSALSLLILFAFVLTFSKGGTVVLILSWLLFLLFKVPKSRKVIAVAGFVFLLAFAMFFAYNGDYIANKLQPVKASSRVRVEYWRAGLEMLKEKPLVGFGLGSFGRIYAKYKLPKAEETQMAHNDFLQIWTELGAVGFLIFLSIFIFYFRQMNRQIKNINNLSSTQKVFIYGGYVSVLSFAFHSLGDFSFYVFSVPSILFMIMGVSLGINCEEKKVKNKKLLFVPLFVVTVFIIFLLFRVFTAEGHCLKAMNSKSVDETISQLQSSILYCDWGEDEYRRSYHYLLSQIYKQRMFQERKDFTPTIIEHLNQAIKYDKCRSLYYRELAWISLLKNDKEKAMEYIEKAISCYPTNGVNHLVMGDIYIAINKKDEALREYQIALEYDVSLKEEIDKRMANFGKK, from the coding sequence ATGTATGTAATTTCATTCAAACAAAAAAGCAATTTTGTTAAAAGTAACCCCTTATATATTCCCTTAGGATTGTTTTTTCTATGGAGTGTCTTGTCGTTAACGTGGACCATAAGCGTTCCTGCGACTTTCACTCAAGTTTCCTCTTTTCTATTCTATTTGCTTGCCTTTTTTATTTCTTTCAACGTAGTAGATAATGACAAAGATAGAAAAAAATTCCTTGAGGTTTTATTGTTCTCCGCTTTAATAGTATCTATTTATGCAATACATCAATATTTCTGGGGATTGGAAGAGACACGGCAGTATCTTCAAATATATAAAAATGAAATAACATTTTCCGGTTCAGTTAATTTTATGTCACGGCTAAATACAGATAGAGCATTTTCAACATTTCTATATCCCAATACTTTAGCCACGTTTCTTATGATGATTCTGCCGTTTGCGATTTTTTCCGCTGTCTTTTGCGATAAAAAAAACAACGACACAAAACATATCATTGCAAAAAGAATATTCTTTTCCGCATTGTCTTTGCTTATCCTTTTTGCGTTTGTTTTGACTTTTTCAAAAGGCGGAACAGTTGTTTTAATTCTTTCTTGGCTTTTGTTTTTGCTGTTTAAAGTTCCTAAATCGCGTAAAGTAATAGCTGTTGCCGGATTTGTTTTCTTACTCGCTTTTGCGATGTTTTTTGCCTATAACGGCGATTATATTGCAAACAAATTACAGCCGGTCAAAGCTTCTTCAAGAGTAAGAGTGGAATATTGGCGGGCGGGGTTAGAAATGCTCAAAGAAAAACCTCTTGTTGGTTTTGGGCTGGGCAGTTTCGGTAGAATTTATGCAAAGTATAAATTGCCCAAAGCCGAAGAAACGCAGATGGCTCATAACGATTTTCTTCAAATATGGACAGAACTTGGGGCTGTGGGATTTTTAATATTCTTAAGTATTTTTATCTTTTACTTCAGGCAAATGAATCGGCAAATAAAAAATATCAATAATCTCTCGTCAACTCAAAAGGTCTTTATTTACGGAGGGTATGTTTCAGTTCTATCTTTTGCATTTCATTCTTTGGGAGATTTTAGTTTTTATGTTTTCAGCGTTCCGTCTATTCTTTTTATGATTATGGGTGTTTCGTTGGGCATAAATTGCGAAGAGAAAAAAGTTAAAAATAAAAAATTACTCTTTGTTCCCTTATTTGTTGTGACAGTTTTTATTATTTTCTTGCTTTTTAGAGTTTTTACAGCTGAGGGGCATTGTTTAAAAGCTATGAATTCCAAGAGTGTAGATGAAACTATAAGTCAACTACAATCTTCTATTCTTTATTGCGATTGGGGAGAGGATGAGTATAGGAGGAGTTATCATTATTTATTGAGCCAAATTTATAAACAAAGAATGTTTCAGGAAAGAAAAGATTTTACTCCAACAATAATCGAGCATTTGAATCAAGCTATAAAATATGACAAGTGCCGTTCTCTTTACTACAGGGAATTGGCTTGGATAAGTTTATTAAAAAATGATAAAGAAAAAGCGATGGAATACATAGAAAAAGCAATTTCTTGCTATCCTACTAATGGAGTTAATCATCTCGTGATGGGGGATATTTATATAGCCATAAATAAGAAAGATGAAGCATTAAGAGAATATCAAATAGCATTGGAGTATGATGTTTCTTTGAAAGAAGAAATAGATAAACGAATGGCGAATTTCGGCAAAAAATGA
- the mutL gene encoding DNA mismatch repair endonuclease MutL encodes MGKIRIPCEDTIKRIAAGEVIERPVSVIKELIENSLDADAKKITIELEEGGKRLIRVRDDGDGMTRDDAELCLERYSTSKIRDFNDLLKLSTLGFRGEALPSIATASQLSILTKSKKESIGILVEAENGKIKRITEQASPEGTTVTVKNLFSHLPARRKFLKNDNVELRHILNTVTREALAHPKIAFQLFHNKKQRINTPRRDNNLDKIIDFWGKEFASELIPLKIENIFFHIEGFICKPFFARRKSGMQYLFVNGRMISSGLIASACKRGYQPVIPEERQPQVFLFLTIDPKEIDINVHPSKDIIKFQKGNEIFEIIREGVRNCLKNAKLLPEIFFKKPNVTIKTFDKPYTRTPLTEKDKNTQLGFTEFKKTPVHPVRNKILGDSIARDEIEGISNGVKEKREDYLLVSDKLNIKVQIKNTYLLGEDSEGVFMLDQHASHERVLYEKLKKEMKTSTIQVQNLLIPETIELNKHEASMITENLVLLKKLGFNIEPFGQNTFIVHSVPKTIKKLSPSVIILDIAEEFENMDEKSSVEECMEKILTVVACKAAIKAGDKLTDEEIKSLINQWENTEYKNWCPHGRPTVIRFSWNEIEKRFNRKE; translated from the coding sequence ATGGGTAAAATTAGAATTCCTTGTGAAGACACAATCAAACGCATTGCGGCCGGGGAAGTAATAGAAAGACCGGTATCCGTCATAAAAGAATTGATTGAAAATTCATTGGATGCGGATGCAAAAAAAATAACAATTGAGCTTGAAGAAGGCGGAAAAAGACTTATAAGAGTCAGGGACGACGGCGATGGAATGACAAGAGATGACGCCGAACTTTGCCTAGAGCGTTATTCCACAAGCAAAATCCGCGATTTCAACGACCTATTAAAACTTTCCACTTTAGGATTCCGCGGCGAAGCTCTGCCTTCAATTGCAACAGCATCGCAACTTTCCATTCTTACAAAATCAAAAAAAGAATCAATAGGCATTTTGGTTGAAGCAGAAAACGGAAAGATAAAAAGAATAACCGAACAAGCCAGCCCTGAAGGGACTACTGTAACGGTTAAAAACCTTTTTTCTCATCTCCCTGCAAGAAGAAAATTTCTAAAAAACGACAACGTCGAATTAAGACATATATTAAACACTGTAACAAGAGAGGCATTGGCTCATCCCAAAATTGCGTTTCAGCTATTTCACAACAAAAAACAACGCATAAATACACCCCGCAGGGATAACAATTTAGATAAAATTATAGACTTTTGGGGCAAAGAGTTCGCTTCCGAACTTATCCCTCTTAAAATAGAAAATATCTTTTTTCACATCGAAGGATTTATATGTAAGCCTTTCTTCGCCAGAAGAAAATCTGGCATGCAATATCTCTTTGTAAACGGCAGGATGATTTCAAGCGGTTTAATAGCATCCGCCTGCAAAAGAGGATATCAACCTGTTATACCGGAAGAAAGACAACCTCAAGTTTTTCTATTTCTTACGATAGATCCAAAAGAAATAGATATAAATGTGCATCCTTCTAAAGATATCATCAAATTTCAAAAGGGAAATGAAATCTTCGAAATCATCCGCGAAGGAGTAAGAAACTGTCTGAAAAATGCCAAACTTTTACCTGAAATATTTTTCAAAAAACCAAACGTAACAATAAAGACCTTTGATAAACCCTACACAAGGACGCCTTTAACTGAAAAAGATAAAAACACTCAATTGGGATTTACAGAATTTAAAAAAACACCAGTTCACCCCGTTAGAAATAAAATACTCGGGGATTCTATTGCAAGAGATGAAATAGAGGGAATTTCTAACGGGGTTAAAGAAAAGAGAGAAGATTATCTTCTTGTTTCTGATAAATTAAATATCAAAGTACAGATTAAAAACACCTACCTATTGGGAGAAGATTCTGAAGGAGTTTTTATGCTAGACCAGCATGCATCCCACGAGAGAGTTCTTTATGAGAAACTAAAAAAAGAAATGAAAACTTCAACTATTCAGGTGCAAAATCTTCTTATACCTGAAACGATAGAATTAAATAAGCACGAAGCTTCTATGATTACTGAAAATTTGGTTTTACTCAAAAAATTAGGATTCAACATTGAACCTTTTGGACAAAATACTTTTATAGTGCATTCCGTTCCCAAAACAATTAAAAAGTTATCTCCATCAGTTATCATTCTTGATATTGCCGAGGAGTTTGAAAATATGGACGAGAAATCTTCTGTGGAAGAATGTATGGAAAAAATTCTTACCGTAGTAGCATGTAAAGCGGCTATCAAAGCGGGAGACAAACTAACTGATGAAGAAATAAAATCTTTGATCAACCAATGGGAAAATACCGAATACAAAAATTGGTGTCCGCACGGAAGACCTACAGTAATAAGATTCAGCTGGAATGAAATAGAAAAAAGATTCAATAGAAAAGAATAA
- a CDS encoding TldD/PmbA family protein, giving the protein MFTKQTLLELCASVGADFTEVRIVESFNTAMQIQDGKALKLSSSNSIGAGIRVLKDGSWGFVSCENLLNKDSLYSAIKNALALATSLDEKWTEKREIAKIEPIQAIISSKVKIDPRDVPFKTKMQKLSQLEASAREYSPSVVNTVLNYGDSYIKETISNSSGTYIQQEKILTRASLTVTAYKDGVRQSSHKSAAGVKGFEIIEELTPENFSHKVASKTVELLAAENPPSGRFPVILAPSMVGLFTHEAVGHNAEADAVKGGNSIFEGKINSQIASSVVSMVDDPTFKNAYGSYVYDSEGTKAKKTIIIENGVLKNFINNLETARFFNISPTGNARADGYSSLPIVRMSNTYMLPGKSSFDDILAGTKKGIFVEDVGFGGYVFPERGQFMFNANSSYLIENGKKTKLLKNVSLTGLTLETLLNVEQVSKEFSLSGEGGTCGKSGQGAPVDDGGPYIKVKEMLVGGR; this is encoded by the coding sequence ATGTTTACAAAACAAACACTGCTTGAGCTTTGCGCTTCTGTTGGCGCTGATTTTACGGAAGTTAGAATAGTAGAATCCTTCAATACCGCTATGCAAATTCAAGACGGAAAAGCTTTAAAACTCAGCTCATCAAACTCTATAGGCGCCGGAATCAGAGTATTAAAAGACGGCAGTTGGGGCTTTGTTTCCTGTGAAAATCTCTTAAATAAAGATTCTCTGTATTCGGCAATAAAAAACGCATTGGCTCTTGCTACTTCCTTGGATGAAAAGTGGACGGAGAAAAGAGAAATAGCGAAAATTGAACCTATCCAAGCCATAATTTCCTCAAAAGTAAAAATCGATCCCCGGGATGTTCCTTTTAAGACAAAGATGCAGAAGTTGAGCCAGCTTGAAGCAAGTGCGAGAGAATATTCTCCCTCTGTAGTTAATACGGTTCTTAATTACGGTGATTCTTATATAAAGGAAACTATAAGTAATTCCTCGGGAACTTATATACAACAGGAAAAAATTTTGACTCGGGCTTCTTTAACCGTTACTGCTTATAAGGATGGGGTAAGACAATCTTCTCATAAGTCTGCGGCCGGAGTTAAAGGATTTGAAATAATAGAAGAACTTACACCGGAAAATTTTTCGCATAAAGTTGCATCTAAAACAGTTGAACTTCTTGCGGCAGAAAATCCTCCTTCGGGAAGATTTCCCGTTATACTTGCGCCGTCTATGGTGGGACTGTTTACACATGAAGCCGTAGGACACAATGCCGAAGCGGATGCTGTTAAAGGCGGCAATTCAATTTTTGAAGGTAAGATAAATAGTCAAATTGCTTCTTCGGTTGTTTCTATGGTGGATGACCCTACTTTTAAAAATGCATATGGCTCTTATGTGTATGACAGCGAAGGCACAAAAGCGAAAAAAACGATAATAATCGAAAACGGTGTTTTGAAAAATTTTATTAATAATCTTGAAACTGCGCGCTTTTTTAATATTTCTCCTACAGGAAATGCAAGAGCCGACGGTTATTCTTCATTGCCAATAGTAAGGATGAGTAACACATATATGCTCCCAGGCAAGTCGAGTTTTGATGATATTCTTGCAGGCACAAAAAAAGGTATATTTGTAGAAGATGTGGGCTTTGGCGGTTATGTATTCCCTGAAAGAGGGCAATTTATGTTTAACGCAAATTCTTCGTACTTAATTGAAAACGGCAAGAAAACTAAATTATTGAAAAATGTATCTTTAACCGGGCTTACACTTGAAACTCTACTTAATGTTGAACAGGTAAGCAAGGAATTTTCTCTTTCGGGTGAGGGAGGGACATGCGGTAAGAGCGGACAAGGGGCTCCTGTTGATGACGGCGGACCCTATATCAAAGTGAAAGAAATGTTGGTGGGGGGAAGGTAA
- the aroQ gene encoding type II 3-dehydroquinate dehydratase: MIKILVIHGPNLDLLGEREPNVYGKDTLEGINSLLQKEAKKNDIELKTFQSNSEGDIVNCLGDNRKWAKGIIINPAAYTHTSVAIRDAIKALGIPTVEVHLSNIYAREEFRQKSLIAPVAVATISGFGKQSYVLALYGLLSLVKTS, encoded by the coding sequence ATGATAAAAATTTTAGTTATTCACGGTCCAAATCTTGATCTATTAGGCGAAAGAGAACCTAATGTTTACGGGAAAGACACATTAGAGGGCATCAATTCACTTTTGCAAAAAGAAGCAAAAAAGAATGACATAGAGCTTAAAACTTTTCAGTCGAACAGCGAAGGCGATATTGTCAATTGCCTAGGGGATAACAGGAAGTGGGCTAAAGGTATAATCATAAATCCTGCCGCTTATACTCACACGTCGGTTGCCATAAGAGATGCGATTAAAGCTTTGGGCATTCCGACTGTAGAGGTGCATTTATCCAACATTTATGCAAGAGAAGAATTCCGTCAAAAATCTCTTATTGCTCCCGTAGCAGTTGCTACAATATCCGGTTTTGGAAAACAAAGTTATGTATTGGCTTTATACGGGCTATTAAGTTTGGTAAAAACATCCTAA